From a single Microcoleus sp. FACHB-672 genomic region:
- a CDS encoding carbonic anhydrase: MNQNTGLMGRRNFLNLTGKGGIALMAAVAGSAFWNLQSDRANAAVLESPSPDAALKRLMDGNQRFVQEKGTHPDQSPARIKEIAQGQHPFATLLTCADSRVSPEILFDEGLGDLFDIRVAGNIVTPEVLGSLEYAVAMLGTPLIMVLGHERCGAVTAAVEGEALPGQIGSFVKAIKPALAKIKDEAGDPVDNAVTANVHYQIEKLKHNSAIITQRLLDEKLKVVGGRYDLDTGKVTLI; the protein is encoded by the coding sequence ATGAATCAAAACACTGGGTTGATGGGTCGTCGCAATTTCTTGAATTTAACCGGCAAAGGTGGAATCGCACTGATGGCTGCTGTTGCCGGCAGTGCATTCTGGAACTTGCAATCAGACCGGGCGAACGCTGCTGTTCTTGAGTCTCCTAGTCCTGATGCTGCCCTAAAACGGTTAATGGACGGCAATCAACGATTTGTCCAAGAAAAGGGTACGCATCCCGATCAATCGCCGGCACGAATTAAAGAAATTGCCCAAGGACAACACCCTTTTGCAACGCTGTTAACCTGTGCGGATTCACGAGTTTCTCCAGAAATTTTGTTTGATGAAGGACTCGGTGATTTATTTGATATCCGCGTTGCCGGTAATATCGTGACTCCCGAGGTGCTGGGCAGTCTGGAATACGCTGTGGCGATGCTGGGCACGCCTCTGATCATGGTTTTAGGTCATGAACGCTGCGGTGCTGTCACTGCTGCTGTAGAGGGGGAAGCGCTTCCAGGTCAGATTGGTTCTTTTGTTAAAGCAATTAAACCGGCACTTGCCAAGATCAAAGATGAAGCCGGTGATCCGGTTGATAACGCCGTGACTGCCAATGTTCATTATCAAATTGAGAAATTAAAACATAATTCAGCGATCATCACTCAACGATTACTGGATGAAAAACTCAAAGTTGTTGGAGGCCGGTATGATTTGGATACGGGAAAAGTCACTTTAATTTAG
- a CDS encoding Na(+)/H(+) antiporter subunit B, with protein MKWVYIAAGIALFVKFLVMPNPAPDLSLSIVQTLVQESGVPNAVTAVILRNRLYDTIFEVVVFTIAVMGAHYLLANERPFCAIYQFTDQPSIIMARLGATIAALVGIELAIRGHLSPGGGFAAGVAGGTAIGLVAITSSTEWMQEIYKRWHAATWEKISVLIFIVLSVITLAGLELPHGELGTLFSGGVIPLLNILVAIKVALGSWAAILVFIHYRGLL; from the coding sequence ATGAAATGGGTCTACATTGCGGCGGGAATAGCGCTGTTCGTCAAATTCCTCGTGATGCCGAATCCGGCACCGGACTTATCGCTGTCGATTGTCCAAACGCTTGTACAAGAGAGCGGAGTACCTAATGCAGTTACGGCTGTCATTCTCAGGAATCGGTTATATGACACGATCTTTGAAGTGGTGGTATTTACAATCGCGGTAATGGGTGCCCATTATCTACTGGCGAACGAACGACCATTCTGCGCGATCTATCAGTTCACCGATCAACCCTCGATTATTATGGCGCGTCTGGGAGCAACCATTGCCGCGTTAGTGGGTATCGAACTGGCGATTCGGGGACATCTGAGTCCTGGCGGTGGTTTTGCAGCCGGCGTGGCGGGTGGAACGGCGATCGGCCTTGTTGCGATTACCTCATCAACCGAGTGGATGCAGGAGATTTATAAGCGCTGGCACGCTGCTACATGGGAAAAGATTTCGGTTCTTATTTTCATTGTCTTGTCGGTTATCACTCTAGCCGGCTTAGAATTACCGCACGGAGAATTAGGCACTCTTTTCAGCGGCGGAGTTATTCCCCTGCTCAATATTTTAGTGGCAATAAAAGTCGCGTTGGGTTCTTGGGCAGCAATTTTGGTTTTTATTCATTATCGAGGATTGTTGTGA
- a CDS encoding P-II family nitrogen regulator, with amino-acid sequence MHSVKRIEIVANSFELGKILAALKHPDVTGYLVIRNIAGQGFRQGSEDLDMTMLDNVCIIAFCDPEKIKPVVELIRPILNKFGGTCYISDAMEIRSTRCVASL; translated from the coding sequence GTGCATTCAGTTAAACGAATAGAAATCGTTGCGAATTCATTTGAACTTGGCAAAATTTTAGCTGCCTTAAAACATCCGGATGTAACAGGTTATCTGGTGATCCGAAACATTGCTGGGCAGGGGTTTAGACAAGGCTCCGAAGATTTAGACATGACCATGCTGGATAATGTCTGTATCATCGCGTTTTGCGACCCAGAAAAAATTAAGCCGGTTGTGGAACTGATTCGACCCATCCTCAACAAGTTTGGTGGCACCTGTTACATTTCCGATGCGATGGAAATTCGCTCAACCAGATGTGTTGCCTCACTGTAA
- a CDS encoding sodium-dependent bicarbonate transport family permease has translation MDASLIISNILNPPILFFFLGMVAVFVKSDLEVPAPFPKLLSLYLLFAIGFKGGVELIKSGITQEVVFTLLAAILMACFVPIYTFFILRLKLDTYDAAAIAATYGSISAVTFITAGAFLSELGIEYDGYMVAALALMESPAIIVGLILVNLFTADQGDRDFSWPEVLRDAFLNSSVFLLVGSLIIGVLTGEHGWQVLEPFTQGLFYGVLTFFLLDMGLVAARRIKDLQKTGTFLISFAILIPIVNAVLGILIAKFIGMPKGDALLFAVLSASASYIAVPAAMRLTVPEANPSLYVSTALAVTFPFNIIVGIPVYLYAIDMFWR, from the coding sequence ATGGATGCAAGTTTGATCATTTCTAATATCTTGAACCCACCAATCCTTTTTTTCTTTCTAGGGATGGTGGCTGTTTTCGTTAAATCGGATCTTGAAGTACCGGCTCCTTTTCCAAAGTTACTGTCACTTTATCTGCTATTTGCCATTGGCTTTAAGGGTGGAGTGGAACTCATTAAAAGCGGCATTACTCAGGAAGTGGTCTTTACCCTCCTGGCAGCTATTTTGATGGCGTGTTTTGTGCCGATTTATACGTTTTTCATTCTTCGCCTCAAGCTCGATACCTACGATGCCGCCGCCATCGCCGCAACCTATGGCTCCATCAGTGCCGTCACTTTCATCACCGCCGGAGCCTTCTTAAGCGAATTAGGGATTGAGTATGATGGATATATGGTTGCAGCTCTAGCGCTCATGGAATCACCGGCAATCATCGTCGGGCTGATTCTCGTCAATCTGTTCACAGCCGACCAGGGAGATCGGGACTTTTCCTGGCCCGAAGTGCTGCGAGATGCCTTCCTGAATAGTTCGGTATTTCTGCTAGTTGGCAGCCTCATTATTGGAGTCCTAACCGGAGAACACGGCTGGCAAGTTTTGGAACCGTTTACTCAGGGGCTATTCTACGGTGTCCTGACGTTCTTTTTGCTCGACATGGGACTGGTTGCTGCCAGAAGAATTAAGGATTTGCAAAAAACCGGCACGTTCCTAATCTCTTTTGCGATACTGATCCCAATCGTCAATGCAGTGCTTGGGATTTTAATTGCAAAATTTATCGGAATGCCTAAGGGTGACGCGCTGTTGTTTGCAGTGTTGAGTGCAAGTGCTTCTTATATCGCCGTTCCCGCTGCCATGCGCTTAACGGTTCCGGAAGCCAACCCCAGCCTGTACGTTTCTACGGCTCTGGCTGTAACGTTTCCTTTCAATATCATTGTGGGAATTCCTGTTTATCTGTACGCAATTGATATGTTCTGGAGGTAA